The genomic window CCAAACATCTTTATTGGAGAATATTTTTGAGCAAAGAGAATAGTTATAAAATCTCACTATTTGTTCTTGTTGTAATTATCATTACTCAAATTTTCTACATTTTAAATTTAAAAAATGAAAATATAGATTTAAAGAAAGTCGTTGTTATTGAAGCAAAAAGCGATGAAAAGTTAAAAACAGATATTTTCGAGAAAGTTGGAAAAGAGAATTGGAAAATTGAACATAAAATAGATTTTAATTCTTTGAAGAAAAAATATAGCGGAAACATAATAGAGAAAGATATTTCAAAAATGAGTGTTGAAGAGAAGAAGAAGCACTTTTTAGAAACTGTTCTAAGTCCAATAAGAGAAAGCTATGATAAGCTTGTAATAACTTATAAAAATGTCTCAAAGCTGAGAAGTAAAGAATTAACAATTGAAGATGAAGAGTATTTGACAATTCTTTACGATAGATACAGAGTTAAAAAGGGTGATTTTGATTCTCTGCTGAAAGCGATAAAACCTCATCCCGTAAGTTTAATTATTTCACAAGCAATTTTATCTTCTGGCTGGGGAGAATCTAGATTTTTTAGCGAGGGAAATAACATATTTTCTCTAATT from Thiovulum sp. ES includes these protein-coding regions:
- a CDS encoding putative FlgJ-like protein (PFAM: Mannosyl-glycoprotein endo-beta-N-acetylglucosaminidase), which produces MSKENSYKISLFVLVVIIITQIFYILNLKNENIDLKKVVVIEAKSDEKLKTDIFEKVGKENWKIEHKIDFNSLKKKYSGNIIEKDISKMSVEEKKKHFLETVLSPIRESYDKLVITYKNVSKLRSKELTIEDEEYLTILYDRYRVKKGDFDSLLKAIKPHPVSLIISQAILSSGWGESRFFSEGNNIFSLISIDDKDDRMKAKNANVYMKKYDSLVESVDDYMLLLGRGENYTEFREVRGNTKDPYELSKYLSNFSEDSKYSKKIRDTIKYNRLSKFDKEEKKSKLIIN